One window of the Cryptomeria japonica chromosome 7, Sugi_1.0, whole genome shotgun sequence genome contains the following:
- the LOC131029647 gene encoding uncharacterized protein LOC131029647 produces the protein MEWTLLVNKIEASIVETLNSRTSKFPSNFSKTTYRDEKMRGHWFGLKIPPFVGNGNSNKQELRKAAKWSAPKRGWVKLNFDGASRGNPGPAGIGCCLHDEGGRELARIAKPIVFESNYKAKILALIEGLHLCQNRGIHNLAIEGDSTIIINGLRKGSLPDWKLNALLSRALGLLGDFKKMTFNHIYREGNSRADALANVGADEQFIS, from the coding sequence ATGGAGTGGACGCTTCTGGTGAATAAAATAGAAGCCTCAATTGTGGAGACTCTAAATAGTAGAACTTCGAAATTTCCTAGTAATTTCTCAAAGACGACCTACAGGGATGAAAAGATGAGGGGGCATTGGTTTGGTTTGAAGATCCCTCCCTTTGTTGGAAATGGCAACTCTAACAAACAGGAGCTGAGAAAGGCTGCCAAGTGGAGTGCCCCAAAAAGGGGTTGGGtcaaactaaactttgatggagcctcccgTGGGAACCCAGGCCCTGCAGGTATTGGATGTTGTTTGCATGATGAGGGTGGAAGGGAATTAGCCAGGATAGCCAAACCTATAGTGTTTGAATCCAATTATAAAGCTAAAATATTAGCCCTAATTGAAGGTCTCCATCTTTGTCAAAATAGGGGTATTCACAATCTGGCCATTGAAGGAGATTCGACCATTATTATCAATGGCCTTAGAAAAGGCTCTCTACCTGATTGGAAGTTGAATGCGCTCTTGTCTAGAGCTCTAGGTCTCCTCGGAGATTTCAAGAAAATGACCTTCAACCACATCTATAGAGAGGGAAACTCCAGGGCAGATGCATTAGCTAATGTAGGAGCTGATGAGCAGTTCATTAGTTAG